The following nucleotide sequence is from Drosophila takahashii strain IR98-3 E-12201 chromosome 3L, DtakHiC1v2, whole genome shotgun sequence.
GAAATCTTAATCAATTTACCTTGTTTTCGCGGTGCTGTTaatataaatcaataaatataaaccaacGCCAATTCAGCTGGGAGTCTGGGCGTGTCGCGAACTGTTTCACTCGCATATTTGTTTACTGATTAGAGCTGCCacccacccaaaaaaaaacgaataaaaaaagaacaaaatattttattgcctcCCCCAACAAAATTGATACTGATAAGTGAAAGTTTCAATGTCTGTGTATTGTTGAATTAGTAATTACCATTTAATGCTGCATTAAGTGGGTTTCTAGTGGAGTTTTCCGCGCCCACCGATTTTATCTGGCCCAGACAAGCAGTCTTGTTTGCCCTTATTAAACCAACTACTTGGCATTAAATGattaattttgtttggtttgaGGGCAGACAGAACAATTACAACTGAGCCAAGTGATTCATTAAATTTTGGGTGGCAGAAGTGACGATGAAAACAGTTTAAGATGATTGTGGTTCtgttcaaagtaatttatTGTGGTCATTAACTGGtcttataattaattttcaacatcattaaaacataaatgcattcattttaattctctaaaaataatttactgcTTTTAGATTGTTTAGATTttgggaaaaacaaaatacttaaaataagtGACTAAAAGTAAGGAGTGAATAAAGGCTAGTCGTCTTCCTGAATCAATTCATACCACTTTtgggttaaaaataaattcttgcatacttttagacacctaaaAGGGATTTCAAAAGCCCAGTtatttcgaaatttaatttgcagtGCTTTCAGCAACTTTCCTGGAAATGCCTGTGTAAAAATCTCTTGTCCATGTTTTTCGGGTAGCCAAATTCCCTTAAAGCCGaaagcaaattgaatttgagaacaaaaactCATCATGACCGACACATGCAAGACAATGTCCATCATTGACCCACCTTTGGGTCACCCAAACGAGCAGTGATTGTCCCATAGAACCAGAGAATTGCCAGCAGGCATTGAGTTTTGCTgggcaaaaagcaaaacagcCAACAGTAATGGAACCCAAAGGTTAATAGGATTTTAGGTTAactgaacaaaagaaaatgtcTCTCTTTTTTGCAGTTTAAGCCGTACTTTAATATTTGATGACTGCGTTTCAGGCCAACGACAAATTATTCACTCACTTTAAATGGGAAATCAACGAAATTTCCATATTATACATAGCAGTTTAAATACACAACCGAATTCGATTCCCCAGCGAGCTGTAAtcaatttaattgcctttcaATTACTTCAAATTGATTTGCAATTCGACACAAGTTTGATCAAATATCGCATTCAATCAATTTGTTTGCTCAGCGGTGGTTCCGTTCCCTCGCCAATTAAtgttctaaaaatgttttagtttagttgaAAAATTCGAACTCATATTGAAATCGCACACCTAAGCCAAGTTCCACACATACTTAAGATTGTTATTTGAACAGATTTCGAGTCGCTGGCATCATGGCGTCCATTAGAGCTCGTGtgtgaattgaattaaatacgAACTAATTTAACTAAATTCGCATTATCATCGAGACCAGAAAAGTTTGCTTCACTCGGCTGAGTTGAAGCAACAGGTCTCTTACTTAGCCCAAAAGTCtgttaattgtttaaattaattaaattatggtCTTACTTTATTTTAGCTTACTTTACTTACCCGACTGCCGCCTGTAGACTGTAGACTTTTGCCCACCGGCGACGaagtttaaaacattttcatttcggGCATCCTCAATAAGTGTATCATTGAAATCCAATATAAATAAGTATATAGAAtgtatttttcttcttttttctatGTACACAAATTGATTGATTTACCTGTCTGGCCTTGGCGCTTGGCTCTTTGATTATTTGGCTTGTGAAGTGTGGTTTTTATGGCCTCCTCTCTTCCTGAAATCGAGTGAATAAGAATGCCCCGAAATTGAGGTTTATCCATTTCGGATTCCCCATTAAATCTCCAATCAAATCCACCAATCATCGATTTTTCGCTGTTGTTTGGGCCACGTTTTTTACGCAtataattaaatgcatttatgcATAAATTCCGCTTCGCTGCAAAAGGCGAATGTTAACAAgcgatttgttttgatttatctgtaataaattacataGCTTAAATATGATGCCGGTGGCGATTTGGCCTCTCGCTCTCACACTTTATCGatctccctctctttctcgATATTCCCCTTGTTTGCTGTTAATgggaaacacaaacaaaacagAGTGCGATATGATAATGATTTTGAATCATTTATAGTCTGGCTTCCTTCCGACGGCACGTGCTAAAGTTATCATTAGAGACTGGGATTTTTGTTTAGGGATTGTGTGCTTTGCAGACATAGATATACATTATATGATTGTTTTTTGGGTTAATCAGTCAGCTGAAATAGAATAACCTTGTTTTCCCTTCGATTTAAATGTCGGTTTTTGTGATCTTTGGACTtacaccttttttttatattttcggtATAATAACTGAAGCACGTGGCGCCTTTTCAGGTGCTAATTAGTTAAGCATGCCATATAATGAACTTGCTTTGGCTGAAAAAAAACGAACGCTCTATATAAAATTAGCCAAAAATCCACGATCTAAACAAAAATGCGATGAAAGCGAGTTTTGGGTTataatatagatattttgaagCAAAAGCTTAGCAACGCCCAGAAAAAAAGCATCTAATTGTTGATTAGCATACAAACAGTGTCCATTTTGTTAGTGCATCTGTGAATAAAATTACACAAGTTTCCCTTTTACTGCTTGGCATTGAAAAGCTATTAGTTTTCAAGGGCCTAAGGTCTTTTCTTCCATACATTTTGTATGCAGCCTAACAAAGTTGTTAAATAATTCTGTTAGACAAATTGAAAGCAACCCTTGACGCACTGCAGATGTgggattataataaatttaagaaaagacctTTGACCCTTTTTTTCTTGAGTAACAAAAATTCGTTTAAAAGGATAGCTGCCTATTAGTCACTCAAACGTCAGAATTTTTGGGCAATTTAATTTCCCAGCTGCCAGTGTTTTTGATAGGTATGAAAATGGTTTCTCTGGAAATTCTATTAACTGCCATTTCCGCTTAAAGCTGTTGATCGAAAATCTTGATTTAACTTTTTCATTGAACGCGAACATTTGATAGAAGAAAATCCTGAAACTTTGTCCTTTGACCACATCGACTATTTCTATGAATTTCTCTGCCACCTTCACACGCAATTTGAGCTGCTCTGCAAGTTTGTCCCGGCAATTACCGCACTTCTTCTTAGTTTTGGTttcaagcagcagcagctgtggCAAATTATGAACTGCCATATAAAAGTTGCGCCATTTTCCGCCaaccccaaaaacccaaaGGGGAAGTGAAAGTAAAAGACTTTCCCACGACTGATAAGAAAAGTGACGAAAGCGAAGCCCTTGGCTAAGAACATTTCCTGCAGACTTCTGTTGGCTAGatgaaattttcaaattatacaacaatttctataagTGGCTCGCAACTTCGACCCTTTCGTTTTGAAGCATATTTTGGCTTCCTTTAGTTTCTCCCTACACCCTTTATTATTTCGCTGGGGAAATGGAACAGGGGTCAACAGAAATTGCAATTGTATTTGCGTATTTATTGAATTCCAACTTTTTCCTTTTGTCTTCCCCTTTTTTACGTCCGAGGGCAGCAGCAAAAAAGTGGTATATATAGTACATGCCGGTTAAATATTTGCTCTGAATAAACTGACGCGGTGCTCATTTACCCAATATCCAGCAATTATGTGCAATAATTTTTGCATTATTTGCTGGCATTGTccgttaattaaaatgttgttaacATTAGATTTCAACGCCTCATGCGGCACTTAATCCgtatggcaaataaatattcccaTTGCCGCCTCAAACCAGAAATTCTTTATcggttttcttttggtttttatttattgtagtTTGCGccgcttaattatttttatttgcctttaaTGTAGAGCGCATCGCACTGGTATAATAAACAGCGTTAAATAAATGAAGAccaaaacaatataaaaataaaaatgggaaaaaaaatgatattctCTTCTCAATTCCATTTGAACATAACTTGTGCTCTTTAATGACCTGGGAATTCGGTTTTTATGCCTTCCCGTACCTATTCTAAACAATTTGGCGATAAATTTGAGAAAAATTCCATATGAAATGCTGGTATTCTTTGTATTTACACATCGAgttatgtatctgtatcttgtaTCTCTGGTTCTTGGCTGCCGGTAtggtattgtttttattttttatttttatgactgcACGGAAGGAAGCGGCGCATTCAATGGAACCAGCCAAAAGAGACAAATGAATGAGCAAGTAGATTAAAAAATCATCATAGATTGTGTGAATGGAAAAATCTAGCATGTGGCGCAATGAttttccaaatttattttgtcatATATGCTTGTTTATGTTTAAAGGAATGCCAGAAATCAAGATCTgcaatttaattatcatttaaataGAGGAATTCCATTTGATGGCTTCTTttcatttccaaaaatatatgtattttgctttgaagaagaaaattttttgcTTCTGAAGAAATTGCAATCCCTTTGGAATGTTAAAGATAACAGATAAAAGTTTTGTTACCTttcaacaataacaatgtttaacaatattttcccagtatgaaaatttcatttcatttgcaaaaaaatatatgttttgctttgaaaaagaaaatagtttGCTTCTGAagaaatttgcaaataattttaatgaactCTAGCTTTGTTTTCCTTTGGAATGTTAAAGATAACAGCTAAAAGTTTTGTTACCTTCTAACCAAAACCATATTTTTCCAGTATGGAAATTTTCTTAGCTTCCTAgccaaaaaattttactttacCTCCTCCtcagtttaattaattttcttatggCTCACATAAATTTGTGGAAAATGATTGCTTTATTTAACAGGGGAAATCTATTAGCTTATCACAAATTGCTCTCAGCACTTTCCCGGGAAAATTCCAGCGCAAATTTTGCTCCACTGCATTTACGAGCTTGatgcagaagcagcagcagccgaagGGGAAAAGCATAAACATGACTTTActtaacttaaaatttaagaCTTGGTAGTCAAGATGCTGCTCAGACTTTGTCTCCTCCGCAAAAACTTGAGGAGATTTTCTGTGCAATGTTAAAGGGGCTCCGTCTCAGAGGTTATTTCGCCTTTGTTTCCTAATAAATTTGCTTATATAAGTTTTACGatctttttgtgtgttgatTTTGATGCGAAGTGCCGGAGTGTAACATTTGGTTAAGTTCTTGGCGGTTTTATTTTAGCCAAAAGTGGTGCGCACATAGCCTGTAAATGAAACAAAAGTTGGCAACGCGATGAggccaaaaacacaaaaaataagtatagTCAACTTTTGGTATGAAGctgaaaaaattcaattaattttgagaGGCTTTGGTTGCTTTTTTTCTGAGCGCATGAATATGAACGAATGACAAATGGGCAAATTTGAGTGTGCAATTGGGCGTGTCCGCAGGTAATTTGAATGCCTCAAGCCTCATGGAAATGTAACCTAGAAGCAGATTAATTACGCGCCAAGCTAAAGCGACAACTTACACATTAAATTAGTAGCAGTTGAGGTAtcattgtgttttttttattagtcaAGGGGTTTAAAGCGGTGGAAAAGCGGTAACAAAAATGCAATAACAAGAGACGCACACAGAAAGCAGATACTTAGTTATAGCCACGATAGGAACTCGAGCTGTAGCCACGATCTCTGGAGGCAGGCAGACCAAAACGATCTGTATCATCGTAGTAGCCATAGCCGCGATTCCGCTGACCCTGATAATCCCGCTGCCAATAGCCTGAATATTGCCTCAAACCTCCATTACCTCCATAGCCGCCATATCCACCATATCCATTATATCCACTGCCTCCTTGCGATCCCAGAATATTTGTGGTGGGATAACTGCTGGTCGAATAATAGTTATATCCCTGCGTTGGGTAGTAATTCGACGATCCATATCCATAGCTCGCCTGGTTGGGATAGTAAGTATTAGAGCCATAACCCGAACCGGGATAATATCCCGATGATCCATAGAAATTCGTATTCTGGCCGGGATAGTAGCCGTTTATCGGGCGATTGTAGTTGTAGCCATAGTTGGGATAACCAGAGCCAGTTCCAAAAAGATTTAGCACTAAGAGGGAAAAAATACCAGAAAATACgaaaattataagaaaatgtaatttaaataaactaaactaaaattattaatttaaagattttttttaaagaaattttattttctaagattaatgattaattaatttaggtattttaaaagtatatttctaagtaaaataaaatatgaaggtatttttttaaagttccatAAATCTTTTTAGTTAGTTTTTATACCAGAAATATAcgaaaatttagtttaaataatagccaaatgaaaatgattcatttaatatttttaaggaatattaaataaagatattttagAACTTCAGTTTTTAACACgatgtttttatttctaagaaaacactgaattaaatgaattttactTACACTTGGCTGAAGTCTCGGCGGTGGCTAAGTCACCTGACCCCGTCGTCCTGGCCGCAGTTGCCACCTGCTGATTTTCGGGCAGGACGGCGCTCCAGACTCCAGTTACGGCCAACTGAAATGTCATTTTAAGGGCTTTTGTTTTCGGGTCTTTACGCAAATTGGATATCGCTCAGAGCACTCACCATTAGAGTAAATAGCTTCATGATGATGACGAACATACCGGCTGATTTTGACTATTTTAAAAAGCGAAACAATCAGAATACAGTAAACTTCCCGGCGAAGTACGTAACAGAGAGCTTTTTTGAAACCAAGACAACTGCTTGGCCCGGTTGTTGGACGTTAAATAATTCTGTTTCTCAGACGAGGGgccaatttatatttttcattttccggCTGAGTTGCTACGCTCAAGTTGAAGTCGCAAGTCGCTGTCGACGTCGCTAAgacagaaacaaaaataaacaaagccCCCAACTCTGGCATCTCGCACTTGTCGCACTTTTCTATCTCACTTGGAAGCCAAGCTCGGttttattactcatacgacacgtTGCGATGGCCAAAGCGAAACTTCAGGTGGGAATGGAAAATCCAGCCCTAAAGAGTTCTAAGCATTCTGAGCAGGCAGTCAGATGTCAGTCAGATtatgcattattattattatttaataatagcgAGTATTATTCTCAATTACACGAGGCAGGTGACAAAATAAATGCCCCATCTTGCCAGTGCGTGAGTTGAGTTTAATTTTACCTATTTGCCTTTGCAAAACTTTAACAAACACAAAtagcaaaaggcaaaaaaaaaccgaaacagaaacaaaaataataaataaaaacagaggAAAACGCCCCGCCCCGGTAAACCATTGAATATTTACCCTTAGTTCACAGATCGCATTTCTTTCAAGTTTCACCGCCTGGCCATCGCAATGAATGAGAATACCAAAACGCTGCCAGCCAGGTCGCGTTTGTTTAGTATATCTTTAATTCCAATTATCCACAGAGAGTTTGCTGTCTAAATATTTAGCTTACTTGGCTTTTTGTTGGGTCTTGTGAACTTTTTCCTTTAGCGCTATTCTGTTGCATAATCGCCGGTGGAACCCAAAGAACtccaaatatatttcataatcTTTAAAAGACCTTGAGTAGTTGTAAACTCATTCATAAAACCTAAAATACGACTCGAACTAGAAATTATCTCAAAGTGTATTTGTATTTACCCGAATTTTGACCTCCACCCAAAGCCCTAAACCAACTGAAGAGTTCACAGCTAGAGTCAAAGATACCAAAGTGTGAAAAGTA
It contains:
- the LOC108061885 gene encoding prisilkin-39 isoform X2, with amino-acid sequence MFVIIMKLFTLMLAVTGVWSAVLPENQQVATAARTTGSGDLATAETSAKLLNLFGTGSGYPNYGYNYNRPINGYYPGQNTNFYGSSGYYPGSGYGSNTYYPNQASYGYGSSNYYPTQGYNYYSTSSYPTTNILGSQGGSGYNGYGGYGGYGGYVRTTFG
- the LOC108061885 gene encoding keratin-associated protein 19-2 isoform X1: MFVIIMKLFTLMLAVTGVWSAVLPENQQVATAARTTGSGDLATAETSAKLLNLFGTGSGYPNYGYNYNRPINGYYPGQNTNFYGSSGYYPGSGYGSNTYYPNQASYGYGSSNYYPTQGYNYYSTSSYPTTNILGSQGGSGYNGYGGYGGYGGNGGLRQYSGYWQRDYQGQRNRGYGYYDDTDRFGLPASRDRGYSSSSYRGYN